Proteins encoded within one genomic window of Prauserella marina:
- a CDS encoding TetR family transcriptional regulator, which yields MSHSEAETPSVRKRRATKARIAATAARLAGEHGLSRTTVNRIASEAEVARATFFRYYETKESAVADGVTAPWLTLVTEAIARQPARLSPKDALVAAFAELADQFPAHGDRISELARLNRRSPALDAWTAQTYLRYEKAITEQLTPRFAKLTEHDPRPRLLAALTMAAIRISLDEWIAHGGRLPELVHGALTAITVDPN from the coding sequence ATGTCTCACAGTGAAGCTGAGACCCCGTCCGTCCGCAAGAGGCGGGCGACGAAAGCCCGGATCGCCGCCACCGCCGCACGGCTCGCGGGCGAGCACGGCCTTTCCCGCACCACGGTGAACCGGATCGCCTCGGAGGCCGAGGTGGCCCGCGCGACGTTTTTCCGTTACTACGAAACCAAAGAAAGCGCGGTCGCCGACGGCGTCACCGCGCCCTGGCTGACGCTGGTGACCGAGGCGATCGCCAGGCAGCCCGCACGGTTGTCACCGAAAGACGCGCTCGTGGCCGCCTTCGCCGAACTCGCGGATCAGTTTCCCGCGCACGGTGACCGGATCAGCGAACTGGCGAGACTCAACCGCCGCTCCCCCGCACTCGACGCGTGGACGGCGCAAACCTACCTGCGCTACGAGAAGGCCATCACCGAACAACTCACCCCGCGCTTCGCGAAGCTCACCGAGCACGACCCACGACCCCGGTTGCTCGCCGCGCTGACCATGGCCGCGATCCGGATCTCACTCGACGAGTGGATCGCTCACGGCGGCAGGCTGCCCGAACTCGTCCACGGCGCCCTCACCGCGATCACCGTCGACCCAAACTAG
- a CDS encoding TetR/AcrR family transcriptional regulator: protein MREPGKRAAKRAPLNRDRVVTAAITLADEKGETGISMRAIAARLGVEAMSLYNHVSGREDMLDGMVDAVFAEIDLPAPAEEWKQAMRERAVSSRAALRRHPWAVGLMDSRRTPGPATLRHHDAVIGVLRAGGFSVAMTAHAFSAIDSYLYGFVLQELSLPFTGPGELGDVAEGIQRALPEGTHPHLLELMTEHALLPGYSYADEFEFGLSLILDALRPDEV, encoded by the coding sequence ATGCGCGAACCCGGCAAGCGTGCGGCGAAGCGAGCGCCGCTCAACCGGGACCGGGTCGTCACCGCCGCGATCACGCTGGCCGACGAGAAGGGCGAGACCGGAATCAGCATGCGCGCCATCGCGGCGCGGCTCGGCGTCGAGGCGATGTCGCTCTACAACCACGTGTCGGGCAGAGAGGACATGCTGGACGGGATGGTCGACGCGGTGTTCGCCGAGATCGACCTGCCCGCGCCGGCCGAGGAGTGGAAACAGGCCATGCGCGAGCGCGCCGTCTCCTCACGCGCGGCTCTGCGGCGCCATCCGTGGGCCGTCGGCCTGATGGATTCCCGCCGCACGCCGGGCCCCGCGACCTTGCGCCATCACGACGCGGTCATCGGTGTGCTGCGCGCCGGCGGGTTCTCCGTCGCCATGACCGCACACGCCTTCTCGGCCATCGACAGTTACCTCTACGGTTTCGTGCTCCAGGAGCTGAGCCTGCCGTTCACCGGCCCCGGCGAACTCGGCGACGTCGCCGAGGGCATCCAGCGCGCGCTTCCGGAGGGCACCCACCCGCATCTGCTGGAACTCATGACCGAGCATGCCCTGCTTCCCGGCTACTCCTACGCCGACGAGTTCGAGTTCGGCCTCTCCCTCATCCTCGACGCGCTACGTCCCGACGAGGTCTGA
- a CDS encoding NAD(P)-dependent oxidoreductase translates to MSTDAIRKVCIVGASGKLGQYLVRQALDRGYEVVGVCRERSVPKLAAFADRITIVPGPTNDRDVVRKAVAGCDAVLSILVPWGVRQYSSGTAQAVLDFAEPGARLVFSCGWHISMDGEDRYSWRLRTTIRIVTPLARLVRAVDIDDQVEACGRIFASDRRWTVVRGSDLEEGESQGLPVWSRHVGDPVLASNLTRRVDFALFMTEALTDDSLIGQAPAIVGRLSPSARAHAKGAA, encoded by the coding sequence ATGAGCACGGACGCGATCCGGAAGGTCTGCATCGTCGGCGCCTCGGGCAAACTCGGGCAGTACCTGGTCAGGCAGGCGCTGGACCGTGGTTACGAGGTCGTCGGGGTGTGTCGCGAGCGCAGCGTGCCGAAGCTGGCCGCGTTCGCCGACCGGATCACGATCGTGCCTGGGCCCACGAACGACAGGGACGTCGTCAGGAAGGCGGTCGCCGGATGCGACGCCGTTCTGTCCATTTTGGTCCCGTGGGGTGTCAGGCAGTACTCGTCCGGCACCGCGCAGGCGGTGCTCGATTTCGCCGAACCCGGTGCGCGCCTTGTGTTCTCCTGCGGCTGGCACATCAGCATGGACGGTGAGGACCGCTACTCGTGGCGGCTCAGGACGACGATCCGCATCGTCACCCCGCTGGCTCGTCTCGTGCGTGCCGTCGACATCGACGACCAGGTCGAGGCGTGCGGGCGGATCTTCGCCAGCGACCGCAGATGGACCGTGGTCAGGGGAAGCGACCTCGAAGAGGGAGAAAGCCAGGGGCTACCGGTGTGGAGCCGTCACGTCGGCGACCCGGTTCTCGCGAGCAACCTGACGCGGCGGGTGGATTTCGCGCTGTTCATGACGGAAGCACTCACCGACGATTCGCTCATCGGGCAAGCGCCCGCCATCGTCGGCCGCCTTTCGCCGAGCGCGCGGGCGCACGCGAAAGGTGCCGCCTAG
- a CDS encoding pyridoxamine 5'-phosphate oxidase family protein, with translation MGVNQREEIVMSADEITNFLTEQRIATLATVSPSGQPHLVAMWYALIDGVMWFETKAKSQKAVNIRRDDRVTVMVETGHTYDALRGVALEGRATIVDDPGALWAVGVNVWERYTGPYTEEVRPMVEFMLRKRLAVRIDVQRCRSWDHRKLELPEMPLGGSTAAFL, from the coding sequence ATGGGAGTGAACCAGCGAGAAGAAATCGTGATGTCCGCCGACGAGATCACGAATTTCCTGACCGAACAACGGATCGCGACGCTGGCGACCGTGTCCCCTTCGGGGCAGCCCCACCTCGTGGCGATGTGGTACGCGCTGATCGACGGCGTGATGTGGTTCGAGACCAAGGCCAAATCGCAGAAAGCGGTGAACATCCGCAGGGACGACAGGGTCACCGTGATGGTCGAGACGGGGCACACCTACGACGCCTTGCGCGGGGTCGCCCTGGAGGGGCGCGCCACGATCGTCGACGACCCCGGCGCGCTGTGGGCGGTCGGAGTGAACGTGTGGGAGCGCTACACCGGCCCCTACACCGAAGAGGTCCGGCCGATGGTGGAGTTCATGCTCCGCAAACGACTCGCCGTGCGGATCGACGTGCAGCGGTGCCGGTCGTGGGATCACCGCAAACTTGAACTGCCCGAGATGCCGCTCGGCGGAAGCACGGCAGCCTTTCTCTGA